The following proteins come from a genomic window of Acidobacteriota bacterium:
- a CDS encoding TIGR00266 family protein, whose amino-acid sequence MSEKVWHVSVQGQQQGPMSADEIVAGIQAGRFDRNCHVFMQGMANWEPISTRAEFAGAFGAAPAPPPPPSPGSAHEIDYEIFGEEMQYVEVTLDPQEACIAEAGAFMYMDDGIEMETIFGDGSGQNAGGGLMGKLMGAGKRVLTGESLFMTIFGNQGHGRKKVAFASPYPGSIVPLDLRQHGGRILCQKDAFLCAAKGISVGIALNRKLGAGLFGGEGFILQKLEGDGYAFVHAGGAIMERELGAGESLRVDTGCLVAFQQTVNYDIQMVKGIKTAIFGGEGLFFATLSGPGKVWLQSLPFSRLAGRVLSAAPGLGKSRKGEGSALGGLGEMLMGD is encoded by the coding sequence ATGAGTGAAAAGGTTTGGCACGTTTCGGTGCAGGGCCAGCAGCAGGGTCCGATGAGCGCCGATGAGATCGTCGCCGGAATTCAAGCCGGTCGCTTCGACCGCAACTGTCACGTCTTCATGCAGGGAATGGCCAACTGGGAGCCGATCTCGACTCGCGCCGAGTTCGCCGGCGCCTTCGGCGCCGCGCCGGCACCGCCACCGCCGCCGAGCCCGGGCAGTGCTCACGAGATCGACTACGAGATTTTCGGCGAGGAGATGCAGTACGTCGAGGTCACCCTCGACCCTCAGGAGGCCTGCATCGCCGAGGCCGGTGCCTTTATGTACATGGACGATGGCATCGAGATGGAGACCATCTTCGGCGATGGCTCGGGGCAAAACGCCGGTGGCGGCCTGATGGGCAAGCTGATGGGGGCCGGCAAGCGAGTGCTGACCGGAGAGTCCCTGTTCATGACCATCTTCGGCAACCAGGGACATGGGCGCAAGAAGGTCGCCTTCGCGTCGCCCTACCCGGGCAGCATCGTACCCCTCGACCTGCGGCAACACGGTGGACGGATCCTGTGTCAGAAGGATGCCTTCCTGTGCGCTGCCAAGGGGATCTCGGTCGGTATCGCCCTCAACCGCAAGCTCGGTGCCGGACTCTTCGGAGGTGAGGGCTTCATTCTTCAGAAGCTCGAGGGCGACGGCTACGCCTTCGTCCATGCCGGCGGCGCCATCATGGAGCGAGAGCTCGGTGCGGGAGAATCGCTGCGCGTCGATACCGGCTGCCTGGTGGCCTTCCAGCAGACGGTCAACTACGACATCCAGATGGTCAAGGGCATCAAGACCGCGATCTTCGGCGGCGAAGGCTTGTTCTTCGCCACCCTGAGCGGCCCCGGCAAAGTCTGGCTGCAGTCGTTGCCCTTCAGCCGGCTGGCCGGTCGGGTGCTGTCGGCGGCGCCGGGCCTCGGCAAGAGCCGCAAGGGTGAAGGCTCGGCCCTCGGCGGTCTTGGCGAGATGTTGATGGGCGATTAG
- the lspA gene encoding signal peptidase II encodes MTETPASTSARGSKLAFLLITAAIVGLDRWTKGLIERSFDLGESRTVISGFFDLTHVRNTGAAFGLFARPEAGETSWLLTGLGLVALGAIGTYFVLTPARARLLLASLALILGGAIGNLIDRLVSGAVTDFLDFYVGSHHWPSFNVADSAITVGIALMVIDSFRSREPTGG; translated from the coding sequence ATGACCGAGACCCCTGCATCCACTTCGGCCCGCGGCTCGAAGCTCGCTTTTCTCCTCATCACAGCGGCCATCGTCGGCCTCGACCGCTGGACCAAGGGCCTGATCGAGCGTTCCTTCGATCTCGGTGAATCGCGCACCGTGATCAGCGGCTTCTTCGACCTCACCCACGTCCGCAATACCGGCGCCGCCTTCGGCCTGTTCGCTCGTCCGGAGGCCGGCGAGACCTCTTGGCTGCTCACCGGTCTCGGCCTCGTCGCCCTCGGCGCCATCGGCACCTACTTCGTGCTCACCCCGGCACGTGCTCGTCTCCTGCTCGCCTCCCTGGCGCTGATCCTCGGCGGCGCCATCGGCAATCTGATCGATCGCCTGGTGAGCGGCGCGGTGACGGATTTCCTCGACTTCTATGTCGGCAGCCATCACTGGCCTTCCTTCAACGTTGCCGACAGCGCCATCACCGTCGGCATCGCGCTGATGGTGATCGACTCCTTCCGTTCCCGTGAGCCCACCGGGGGCTGA
- a CDS encoding polymer-forming cytoskeletal protein, which produces MSIFRRDQESAPSPQPSAPRSSTVSSTVSNAASVVAPGTRMAGKISGATRLQVDGELEGEIHLDAEVVVGAAGKVDGQITGRSVLVAGRVVGNIQGLERIEVQASGKVEGDLSAPRVVIAEGAFFKGSVEMGSKQGSPRKQGAKGAAP; this is translated from the coding sequence ATGTCGATTTTTCGCCGCGACCAGGAGTCCGCTCCTTCTCCCCAGCCGAGCGCTCCGCGTTCCTCCACCGTTTCCAGCACCGTCAGCAACGCGGCCTCCGTGGTGGCTCCGGGCACCCGCATGGCGGGCAAGATCTCCGGCGCGACCCGCCTTCAGGTGGATGGCGAGCTCGAGGGTGAGATCCATCTCGACGCGGAGGTGGTGGTCGGGGCGGCTGGCAAAGTCGACGGCCAGATCACGGGGCGTTCGGTGCTCGTTGCAGGCCGGGTGGTGGGCAATATTCAAGGGCTCGAGCGCATCGAGGTCCAGGCCTCCGGCAAGGTCGAGGGAGATCTGTCGGCGCCGCGGGTGGTGATTGCCGAGGGGGCTTTCTTCAAGGGCAGCGTCGAGATGGGGAGCAAGCAGGGGAGTCCACGGAAGCAGGGCGCGAAAGGGGCGGCACCATGA
- a CDS encoding S9 family peptidase, translated as MAAERAITAEDIDALRSVNAAEISPDGTRIAYTVSIPRNPFEEDNGPAWSELHVIGSDGVSRPFITGEVNVQDISWTPFGDAIAFRSKRDGDDHTAVYRIALGGGEARRIAAHETAITSYSFSPDGKRLAYLAKDAEDKDKKDLAEKGFDAEVFEEDDRWVKVWIHTIDGDEEARALELDGSASELHWAPIGNQIAVALAPSSRIDDHYMLRKIKVVDSQSSEVLGEIDNEGKLGEVAWNPTATHLAMISAVDKHDPREGRLMVAEASGGKPSDVLPHYPGHVRDIQWIDPERILFLGGEGVQTSFGRVAFNGHAHRDLLGAAGRPAWTSFSVSSGGGQVAFVGQSPQHPAELFRWAVREAEPTRLTHSNPVLEEIRLAPQEVVEFAARDGLELEAILIRPLDEQKGTRYPLILSVHGGPESHHDNGWLTTYSSPGQLGAAHGYAVLYVNYRGSTGRGLEFSKLSQADPGGKEFDDLVDAVEHLIAEGLVDRERVGITGGSYGGYASAWGATKLTEHFAASVMFVGISEKIAKSGTTDIPNEEYLVHARRWPWEKWDFMVERSPVAYVEQARTPILILHGAEDPRVHPSQSLILYRYFKMVGKTPARLIWYPGEGHGNRKAAARMDYNRRMMRWFDHYLKGEGGDPPPAELDWSAHQEADDAAEEGAE; from the coding sequence ATGGCGGCAGAACGTGCGATCACGGCGGAAGATATCGACGCCCTGCGGAGCGTCAACGCGGCCGAGATCTCACCGGACGGCACCCGGATCGCATACACCGTGTCGATCCCCCGCAATCCCTTCGAAGAGGACAATGGTCCGGCCTGGAGCGAGCTCCACGTGATCGGCTCAGATGGCGTCAGTCGGCCCTTCATCACCGGCGAGGTCAACGTCCAGGACATCTCTTGGACTCCCTTCGGCGACGCCATCGCCTTCCGCTCGAAGCGCGACGGCGACGACCACACGGCGGTCTACCGCATCGCCCTCGGCGGCGGCGAAGCCCGGCGCATCGCCGCCCATGAAACGGCGATCACCTCCTACAGCTTCAGCCCGGACGGCAAGCGCCTGGCCTATCTCGCCAAAGACGCCGAGGACAAGGACAAGAAGGATCTCGCCGAAAAGGGCTTCGATGCCGAAGTCTTCGAAGAGGATGATCGCTGGGTCAAGGTCTGGATCCACACCATCGACGGAGACGAGGAAGCGCGCGCCCTCGAGCTCGATGGCTCCGCTTCGGAGCTCCACTGGGCACCGATCGGCAACCAGATTGCCGTTGCCCTGGCGCCGAGCTCGCGCATCGACGACCACTACATGCTGCGCAAGATCAAGGTGGTCGACAGCCAGAGCAGCGAGGTGCTCGGCGAGATCGACAACGAGGGCAAGCTCGGGGAGGTGGCCTGGAACCCGACGGCGACCCATCTCGCGATGATCTCGGCGGTCGACAAGCACGATCCCCGGGAAGGTCGTTTGATGGTCGCCGAGGCCAGCGGCGGCAAGCCCTCGGACGTCTTGCCGCACTATCCGGGTCACGTGCGCGACATCCAGTGGATCGACCCGGAGCGCATTCTTTTCCTCGGCGGTGAAGGGGTTCAGACCAGCTTTGGCCGGGTGGCCTTCAACGGTCACGCCCATCGCGATTTGCTGGGCGCCGCCGGCCGACCGGCCTGGACCAGCTTCAGCGTCTCCTCCGGCGGCGGCCAGGTGGCCTTCGTGGGCCAGTCGCCGCAGCACCCGGCGGAGCTCTTCCGCTGGGCCGTCCGCGAGGCCGAGCCGACGCGCCTGACGCACAGCAATCCGGTGCTCGAAGAGATTCGCCTCGCTCCTCAGGAGGTGGTCGAGTTCGCGGCCCGCGATGGCCTCGAGCTGGAGGCGATTCTGATCCGTCCCCTCGACGAGCAGAAGGGCACCCGCTACCCCTTGATCCTCAGCGTTCACGGCGGTCCCGAGTCCCACCACGACAACGGTTGGCTGACGACCTATTCGAGCCCTGGCCAGCTCGGTGCCGCCCACGGCTATGCGGTGCTCTACGTCAACTACCGTGGCAGCACCGGCCGCGGTCTCGAGTTCTCGAAGCTCAGCCAGGCGGATCCCGGCGGCAAGGAGTTCGACGATCTGGTCGACGCGGTCGAGCACCTGATCGCCGAGGGCCTGGTGGACCGTGAGCGGGTGGGCATCACCGGCGGCTCCTACGGCGGCTACGCTTCCGCCTGGGGAGCGACCAAGCTGACCGAGCATTTCGCCGCCAGCGTCATGTTCGTCGGCATCTCGGAGAAGATCGCCAAGTCGGGCACCACCGATATCCCCAACGAGGAGTATTTGGTCCACGCCCGTCGCTGGCCGTGGGAGAAGTGGGACTTCATGGTCGAGCGCAGCCCGGTGGCCTACGTCGAGCAGGCGCGCACCCCGATCCTCATCCTGCACGGCGCCGAGGACCCGCGGGTCCACCCCAGTCAGTCGTTGATTCTGTACCGCTACTTCAAGATGGTGGGCAAGACTCCGGCGCGCCTGATCTGGTATCCGGGCGAGGGCCACGGCAATCGCAAAGCCGCGGCCCGGATGGACTACAACCGCCGCATGATGCGCTGGTTCGACCACTACCTGAAGGGGGAGGGCGGCGATCCGCCGCCGGCGGAGCTCGACTGGAGCGCCCACCAGGAGGCCGACGACGCGGCTGAGGAAGGCGCCGAGTGA
- a CDS encoding RluA family pseudouridine synthase: protein MSPPGAETTGEPTAVSWTVPPAASGERLDRHAAAHLDLPRNRVQGWIASGELTVNGRPSRSSFSLQGGERLSCRIPPPRDDRVVPEPGLLHRIHEDDDLLLLDKPAGQIVHPGAGHHHGTLCNFLLHEYPALAGIGGVGRPGIVHRLDRDTSGILVVAKSDLAYRHLTSAFAERRVEKTYLAVVYGNLPDSGRFDEPIARHRSRRKEMAVDAGGRPSRTHFRTLDREPPASVAAIDLETGRTHQIRVHFKHGRFPLVGDPVYGENRWREVRGRRQKLLRQFPRPALHAFRLTFDHPRDGRPVSFEAPLPDDLRELWRDLAGRELPAPP, encoded by the coding sequence GTGAGCCCACCGGGGGCTGAGACCACCGGCGAGCCGACGGCGGTTTCCTGGACGGTTCCGCCGGCGGCCAGCGGCGAACGCCTCGACCGCCACGCCGCGGCCCATCTCGATCTGCCTCGCAACCGCGTCCAGGGCTGGATCGCGAGTGGCGAGCTGACCGTGAACGGTCGTCCGTCCCGCTCCTCCTTCTCGCTGCAGGGGGGCGAGCGGCTGAGCTGCCGGATCCCACCGCCGCGGGACGACCGCGTGGTTCCCGAGCCGGGGCTCTTGCACCGCATCCACGAGGACGATGACCTGCTGCTCCTCGACAAGCCGGCGGGCCAGATCGTCCACCCGGGAGCCGGCCATCACCACGGCACTCTGTGCAACTTCCTGCTCCACGAGTACCCCGCCCTGGCCGGTATCGGTGGCGTCGGCAGGCCCGGAATCGTGCATCGCTTGGACCGCGACACCAGCGGCATCCTGGTGGTGGCGAAGAGTGATCTCGCCTACCGCCACCTGACCTCGGCCTTTGCCGAGCGACGGGTCGAAAAGACCTATCTCGCCGTGGTCTACGGCAACCTGCCGGACTCCGGTCGCTTCGACGAGCCGATTGCCCGCCACCGCAGCCGCCGCAAGGAAATGGCCGTCGATGCCGGCGGTCGCCCCTCCCGGACCCACTTTCGAACCCTCGACCGGGAGCCGCCGGCGAGCGTCGCGGCGATCGACTTGGAGACCGGGCGCACCCACCAGATCCGAGTCCACTTCAAGCACGGTCGGTTTCCCCTGGTTGGGGATCCGGTCTATGGCGAGAATCGTTGGCGTGAGGTGCGAGGACGTCGGCAGAAGCTCCTGCGGCAGTTTCCCCGACCGGCGCTCCACGCTTTCCGTCTGACCTTCGATCACCCTCGAGACGGCCGCCCGGTGAGCTTCGAAGCCCCCCTGCCGGACGATCTGAGGGAGCTCTGGCGCGATCTCGCCGGAAGAGAGCTGCCGGCCCCGCCCTAG
- a CDS encoding oligopeptide transporter, OPT family, with translation MSNGEQQKKPFAPYFSADESPAELTFKAVLAGILFGVLFGAANAYLGLKVGLTISTSIPVAVVTVAAFRTLGKAGVKTSLLEANLSQTVGSASSSVASGVIFTLPALFLWGLAPSLLQMTTLALAGGLIGILFMIPLRRFLIEREHGKLPYPEGTACAEVLQATESGGGRAKNVFLGLAVGAFFKAILGWMKALPGDLEVHIPFLKKGQLGTEVSAALLGVGYILGVRVASIMVGGGLLAWLVIIPIIATWGEGRGAPFYPETVLTISEMSAGQIWNRYVRYIGAGAVAAAGIITLIRSIPTMIESFKVGTRQLRQRLDASGVAQAIPRTSRDLPLPVVGIGVAAVALVLTVIPEAFGAIEGLAPRAVATVLVVIFAFFFVTVSSRIVGLVGVTSNPTSGMTIATLLGTAGIFLALGWTDDAGKMAALTVGSVVAIAASIAGDTSQDLKTGFILGATPRTQQMGELVGVLSSAFFVCLTVMMLGQVYGFGSAELAAPQATLMKLVIDGVLEQALPWGLVGIGVLIAIAAELCRIPSLPFAVGVYLPVSTMVPVFLGGALRWFLARRGVDEKGRDRGVLFGSGLVGGEGLMGVGIAGMAAFAASRGERPWSLGAEWAGAAGPWLSAVLFAGLLWFFARLCRSREE, from the coding sequence GTGAGCAACGGCGAGCAACAGAAGAAGCCCTTCGCGCCGTATTTCTCGGCCGACGAGAGCCCTGCCGAGCTGACCTTCAAGGCGGTGCTGGCGGGCATCCTCTTCGGTGTGCTGTTCGGCGCCGCCAACGCCTACCTGGGACTCAAGGTCGGGCTGACCATCTCGACCTCGATTCCGGTGGCGGTGGTCACCGTTGCCGCCTTCCGAACCCTCGGCAAGGCGGGAGTCAAGACCAGCCTGCTCGAGGCCAACCTGTCGCAGACCGTCGGCTCGGCTTCGAGCTCCGTCGCCAGCGGCGTGATCTTCACCCTGCCGGCGCTGTTCCTCTGGGGGCTGGCTCCGTCGCTGCTGCAGATGACCACCTTGGCCCTCGCCGGCGGCCTGATCGGGATCCTGTTCATGATCCCGTTGCGACGCTTCCTGATCGAGCGCGAGCACGGCAAGCTGCCCTATCCCGAGGGCACCGCCTGTGCCGAGGTCCTGCAGGCCACGGAAAGCGGCGGAGGGCGCGCCAAGAACGTCTTCTTGGGGCTCGCCGTCGGCGCCTTCTTCAAGGCCATCTTGGGCTGGATGAAGGCCCTTCCGGGCGATCTCGAGGTCCATATTCCATTCCTCAAGAAGGGCCAGCTCGGCACCGAAGTGTCGGCGGCCCTGCTCGGCGTCGGCTACATTCTCGGCGTGCGGGTGGCCTCCATCATGGTCGGCGGCGGCCTCCTCGCCTGGCTGGTGATCATCCCGATCATCGCCACCTGGGGTGAGGGCCGAGGCGCGCCCTTCTATCCCGAAACGGTGCTCACCATCTCGGAGATGAGCGCCGGCCAGATCTGGAACCGTTACGTGCGCTATATCGGTGCCGGGGCGGTGGCGGCGGCCGGCATCATCACCTTGATCCGCAGCATCCCGACCATGATCGAGAGCTTCAAGGTCGGCACTCGGCAGCTCCGCCAGCGCCTCGACGCCAGCGGCGTGGCGCAGGCGATTCCGCGCACCAGCCGCGACCTGCCGCTGCCGGTGGTGGGAATCGGCGTGGCCGCCGTCGCGCTGGTGCTGACGGTGATCCCGGAGGCCTTCGGTGCGATCGAAGGCCTTGCTCCGCGCGCCGTTGCCACCGTCCTGGTGGTCATCTTCGCCTTCTTCTTCGTCACCGTGTCGTCGCGCATCGTCGGCCTGGTCGGCGTCACCTCGAATCCGACCAGCGGCATGACCATCGCCACCTTGCTCGGCACGGCGGGGATCTTTCTCGCCCTCGGCTGGACCGACGATGCCGGCAAGATGGCCGCCCTGACGGTCGGCTCGGTGGTCGCCATCGCCGCCTCCATCGCGGGCGATACGTCGCAGGACCTGAAGACCGGCTTCATCCTCGGAGCCACTCCCCGAACCCAGCAGATGGGAGAGCTGGTGGGAGTCCTCAGCTCGGCTTTCTTCGTCTGTCTGACGGTGATGATGCTGGGCCAGGTCTACGGTTTCGGCTCGGCCGAGCTGGCGGCGCCCCAGGCGACCCTGATGAAGCTGGTGATCGACGGCGTCCTCGAGCAGGCCTTGCCCTGGGGGCTGGTCGGCATCGGCGTGTTGATCGCCATCGCCGCCGAGCTCTGCCGGATTCCGAGCCTGCCCTTCGCGGTCGGCGTCTATCTGCCCGTTTCGACCATGGTGCCGGTGTTCCTCGGCGGTGCTCTGCGCTGGTTCCTGGCTCGCCGCGGCGTCGACGAGAAGGGCCGCGATCGCGGCGTCCTGTTCGGTTCCGGCCTGGTCGGTGGCGAAGGTCTGATGGGAGTCGGAATCGCGGGCATGGCGGCCTTTGCGGCAAGCCGTGGGGAGCGTCCCTGGAGTCTCGGCGCGGAATGGGCGGGAGCTGCCGGACCGTGGCTCTCGGCGGTGCTTTTCGCCGGCCTGCTGTGGTTCTTCGCCCGCCTCTGCCGCAGCCGGGAGGAGTAA
- a CDS encoding thiamine phosphate synthase: protein MPRTLAISHRKTLPGDFESWLDLLEGNRIEALQLREKDLDDRSLLALGKRALGRSPRLFVNGRIDLVLTLGAAGVHLPQRALPASALRERFGQGLIFGASTHHPGEVATARDAGIDFVVFGPVFPPLSKTTTDTIPGLEGLRQAVEEGLPVLALGGITAARLAAVADCGAYGVAGISTFQDPRELPSLIAEFERLWPSSAAHEDRFPGR, encoded by the coding sequence GTGCCACGCACCCTCGCGATCAGCCACCGCAAGACCCTGCCCGGCGACTTCGAGTCCTGGCTCGACCTGCTCGAAGGCAACCGAATCGAGGCCCTCCAACTACGCGAGAAGGACCTCGACGACCGCTCTCTCCTCGCTCTCGGGAAACGCGCCCTGGGCCGCTCGCCTCGGCTGTTCGTCAACGGTCGGATCGATCTCGTCCTGACCTTGGGTGCCGCGGGCGTCCACCTGCCCCAGCGCGCCTTGCCGGCGAGCGCCCTGCGCGAGCGCTTTGGCCAGGGCCTGATCTTCGGCGCCAGCACCCACCATCCGGGCGAGGTCGCCACCGCCCGCGATGCGGGCATCGACTTCGTCGTCTTCGGGCCGGTGTTTCCGCCCCTTTCCAAGACCACGACCGACACCATCCCCGGCCTCGAGGGATTGCGCCAGGCCGTCGAAGAAGGTCTTCCGGTGCTCGCCCTGGGCGGCATCACGGCGGCCCGGCTGGCGGCCGTCGCCGATTGCGGCGCCTACGGCGTCGCCGGAATCTCGACCTTCCAGGACCCTCGCGAGCTGCCGTCGCTGATTGCTGAATTCGAGCGCCTTTGGCCTTCTTCAGCGGCTCACGAGGATCGGTTCCCGGGGCGATAA
- a CDS encoding glutaminyl-peptide cyclotransferase, translated as MIAGGGPIGRRLAALAASLMAFACAAPAAQGAAVREAYVEVLEVFPHDEQAFTQGLEWYDGALLESTGQFGESSLRRVEISSGEVEKRREVDSRYFAEGLTRVGDRLIQLTWQAGEALVYDAESLAPRGRLDYRGEGWGLCFDGERLVMSDGSSQLTFRDPETFAELSTLEVTLRGRPLRNLNELECVHGEVYANVFGSDVIVAIDPLSGRVTQMVDASGLLPPSEARHADVLNGIAWDPVGERFLVTGKNWPKLFAVRFVER; from the coding sequence GTGATCGCCGGGGGAGGGCCGATCGGCCGCCGGCTGGCGGCCCTCGCCGCCAGCCTGATGGCCTTCGCCTGCGCTGCTCCGGCGGCTCAAGGGGCGGCGGTGCGCGAAGCCTATGTCGAAGTGCTCGAGGTGTTTCCCCACGACGAGCAGGCCTTCACCCAAGGCCTCGAGTGGTACGACGGCGCCTTGCTCGAGTCCACCGGCCAGTTCGGCGAATCGAGCCTGCGGCGAGTCGAGATCTCGAGCGGCGAGGTCGAGAAACGGCGAGAGGTCGATTCTCGGTACTTCGCCGAAGGCCTGACCCGCGTCGGGGATCGCCTCATTCAGCTCACCTGGCAGGCCGGTGAGGCGTTGGTCTACGACGCCGAGTCCCTGGCACCGCGCGGCCGCCTCGACTACCGCGGCGAGGGCTGGGGCCTGTGTTTCGATGGCGAGCGGCTGGTGATGAGCGATGGCTCGTCTCAGTTGACCTTCCGCGACCCCGAGACCTTCGCCGAGCTTTCGACCCTCGAGGTCACCCTGCGCGGCCGCCCGCTGCGCAATCTCAACGAGCTCGAGTGCGTTCACGGCGAGGTCTACGCCAATGTTTTCGGCAGCGACGTCATCGTGGCGATCGACCCGCTCAGTGGTCGGGTCACCCAGATGGTGGACGCCTCCGGATTGCTGCCGCCCTCCGAAGCGCGGCATGCCGATGTCCTCAATGGCATTGCCTGGGACCCGGTGGGGGAACGCTTTCTGGTCACCGGCAAGAACTGGCCCAAGCTCTTCGCTGTGCGCTTCGTCGAGCGCTGA
- the ald gene encoding alanine dehydrogenase: MKIGIPSEVKDHEYRVGMTPAGVHALVADGHELMVQVGAGDGSGFGDDEYREVGATLIEEADEVWQRSEMIIKVKEPVPSEFHRMVTGQLLFTYLHLAPLPELTDVLLQRQVAGVAYETITDRNGHLPLLTPMSEVAGRMSVLAGASFLQKPFGGRGTLLPGVPGVPPGDVVIIGGGIVGLNAAKMALGLGARVTVLEMSLDRARFLDNIFHGEVTTLASNPHNLMGALGRADLLIGAVLIPGRAAPKLVTREMLSLMKKGSVVVDVAVDQGGCFETTRPTTHSDPVFEVDGVVHYCVANMPGAVPRTSTIALNNATLPYARALASQGIHDAVMRDPGLAEGVNTYQGQITCAPVAESQGRPFKPLADLL, encoded by the coding sequence ATGAAGATCGGAATTCCGAGTGAGGTCAAGGATCACGAGTATCGGGTGGGCATGACGCCAGCCGGCGTTCACGCCCTGGTCGCCGACGGCCACGAGCTCATGGTGCAGGTCGGAGCCGGCGACGGCAGTGGATTCGGAGACGACGAGTATCGCGAGGTCGGGGCGACCTTGATCGAGGAAGCCGACGAGGTCTGGCAACGGTCCGAGATGATCATCAAGGTCAAGGAGCCGGTGCCGTCGGAGTTTCATCGCATGGTGACCGGGCAGCTCCTCTTCACCTACCTCCACCTCGCCCCCCTGCCGGAGCTCACCGATGTGCTGCTGCAGCGCCAGGTGGCGGGGGTCGCCTACGAGACGATCACCGACCGCAATGGCCATTTGCCGCTGCTCACCCCGATGTCCGAAGTGGCAGGACGGATGTCCGTCCTGGCCGGCGCCAGCTTTCTTCAGAAGCCCTTCGGCGGTCGCGGAACCCTGCTACCGGGCGTTCCCGGCGTGCCGCCCGGCGATGTGGTGATCATCGGCGGGGGAATCGTCGGCCTCAACGCCGCCAAGATGGCCCTCGGCCTCGGTGCGCGGGTGACGGTCCTCGAGATGAGCCTCGATCGTGCCCGCTTCCTCGACAACATCTTCCATGGCGAGGTCACCACCCTGGCGAGCAATCCCCACAACCTGATGGGAGCCCTGGGGCGTGCCGACTTGCTGATCGGAGCGGTGCTGATCCCCGGGCGAGCGGCTCCCAAGCTGGTGACCCGCGAGATGCTGTCCTTGATGAAGAAGGGGTCGGTGGTGGTCGACGTCGCCGTCGATCAGGGCGGTTGCTTCGAGACCACCCGGCCGACCACCCATTCGGATCCGGTGTTCGAGGTCGACGGGGTGGTTCACTACTGTGTCGCCAACATGCCGGGAGCGGTGCCGCGGACTTCGACCATCGCCCTCAACAACGCCACGCTGCCCTATGCGCGAGCCCTCGCCAGCCAGGGCATCCACGACGCCGTGATGCGCGATCCGGGCCTGGCCGAAGGGGTCAACACCTACCAAGGGCAAATCACCTGTGCGCCGGTCGCCGAGTCCCAGGGCCGGCCCTTCAAGCCCTTGGCGGACCTTCTCTAG